A genome region from Anopheles stephensi strain Indian chromosome 2, UCI_ANSTEP_V1.0, whole genome shotgun sequence includes the following:
- the LOC118507317 gene encoding adhesive plaque matrix protein-like isoform X1 — protein MANFRTKTLGIKARSADLLDITHRAFLSKVHPLSTMASKFVLIVASLACVSAGYIPNDHLSSAPAVSYSNVIKHQAPVLSKTILQEPQLYHGYAQAAPSIVVSKPLALTNPLPTHSYAAPHSLYQAPALVKNFEYSKPLSYGPIAKTIIAEPTYGKTIIAEPTYGKTIYAEPTYGKTIIAEPTYAKTIVSEPIYTKNVYAEPIYPAKPLIAEPVYGKSIIAQPAPFYGGKVLSYAPNLAYGGISAHGW, from the exons ACATCACTCACCGTGCGTTCCTCAGCAAAGTACATCCTCTCTCAACAATGGCTTCCAAA TTCGTCCTGATCGTCGCTTCCCTGGCCTGTGTCAGCGCTGGCTACATCCCGAACGATCATCTGTCCTCTGCTCCGGCTGTGAGCTACTCCAACGTCATCAAGCACCAAGCTCCGGTGCTGAGCAAGACCATCCTTCAGGAACCTCAGCTGTACCACGGATACGCTCAGGCCGCTCCATCGATCGTTGTCAGCAAGCCTCTGGCTCTCACCAACCCTCTGCCAACCCATTCCTATGCTGCTCCTCACTCTCTGTACCAGGCTCCGGCTCTGGTGAAGAACTTCGAATACTCGAAGCCACTCTCGTATGGTCCAATTGCCAAGACCATCATTGCTGAGCCAACCTACGGCAAGACGATCATTGCTGAGCCAACTTACGGCAAGACGATCTATGCTGAGCCAACGTACGGCAAGACGATCATTGCTGAGCCAACGTACGCCAAGACCATCGTTTCGGAGCCGATCTACACCAAGAATGTGTACGCCGAGCCCATCTATCCGGCCAAGCCACTGATCGCTGAGCCAGTGTACGGTAAGAGCATTATCGCTCAGCCAGCTCCGTTCTATGGTGGCAAGGTGCTGTCCTATGCACCAAACCTCGCATACGGAGGTATCTCTGCCCATGGTTGGTAA